Proteins co-encoded in one Candidatus Paceibacterota bacterium genomic window:
- a CDS encoding LysM peptidoglycan-binding domain-containing protein, translated as MTFPVGLSQVGLYLLAVLVLSGCLPSAPKDEEKEPHFQAGRSRVNTMDFKGAIESFEKALEVNPKSASAHFELGWLYDQKESDPAAAIFHYERYLKLYPNSPKEQMVTNHIMACKQQLAQAVSLAPGLDKRQRDLEQLAEENRRLREEVDKLRAEATRLQILTNRSGAALTVVRATQATGAQPGSPGIASSGGTSAARPAAAVTAPSRTHTVKAGETLSLISRRYGVKVEALMLANPKVNPRRIQVGQRLIIPPP; from the coding sequence ATGACTTTTCCAGTGGGCCTTTCTCAGGTCGGGCTATACCTGCTCGCCGTGTTGGTGTTGAGCGGCTGCCTGCCTTCCGCGCCGAAAGATGAAGAGAAAGAGCCGCATTTTCAGGCCGGGCGAAGCCGCGTCAACACCATGGATTTCAAGGGAGCCATTGAGTCCTTCGAGAAGGCGTTGGAGGTGAACCCCAAATCGGCCTCAGCCCACTTTGAGCTAGGTTGGCTCTATGACCAGAAGGAGTCGGACCCGGCTGCTGCCATTTTCCATTACGAGCGTTACCTCAAGCTGTACCCCAACTCGCCCAAGGAGCAGATGGTCACGAACCACATCATGGCCTGTAAACAGCAACTGGCGCAGGCAGTTTCCCTTGCCCCAGGGTTGGACAAGCGGCAGCGGGATTTGGAGCAACTTGCTGAGGAAAACAGGCGTTTGCGCGAGGAGGTTGACAAGTTGCGCGCGGAGGCCACGCGCCTGCAGATCTTAACTAATCGGTCCGGAGCCGCATTGACGGTGGTGCGCGCAACCCAAGCGACAGGGGCCCAGCCGGGGTCGCCTGGGATTGCGTCATCCGGCGGAACCAGCGCCGCCCGACCTGCGGCCGCAGTTACGGCGCCTTCCCGGACGCATACGGTCAAGGCGGGTGAGACGCTGAGCCTGATTTCCCGGAGGTATGGTGTTAAGGTGGAGGCGCTGATGCTCGCCAATCCGAAAGTGAATCCGCGCCGCATACAGGTCGGGCAGCGCCTGATCATCCCTCCGCCATAA